A single region of the Deltaproteobacteria bacterium genome encodes:
- a CDS encoding dicarboxylate/amino acid:cation symporter, with product MGDASSPADDAGSSLTLRILVGMLSGFLLGLVINGLFAPGAARDAVLGVLQVGGAIFVASLKLLVVPLVFVSLVCGAASLDDVAKLGRVGGKTMALYLVTTTIAIAIAVSAGALVRPGDGFALPTDVAYSPPPAPALSEVLLGIFPTNPVQAMADGNMLQIIVFAVLFGVAMTLSGAPGKRLLAFFQDANEVVLRLVLVLMKLAPLGVFCLIAKVFAEQGFGAFAPLLKYFFLVLAVLVVHMTVVYPSLLVLLGRLNPRAFFLGFREPIAVAFGTSSSNATLPVTLRAVEHKLGVDNAIASFTIPLGATINMDGTAIMQGVAACFIAQVYGVDLTTTDYLMVVVTATLASIGTAGVPGVGLVMLAMVLRQVNLPVEGIALIIGVDRLLDMSRTIVNVTGDAAVTCIVAKSEGRLDLAKYNANAG from the coding sequence GCAGCCTCACGCTGCGCATTCTCGTCGGGATGCTCTCGGGATTTCTGCTCGGCCTCGTGATCAATGGGCTCTTCGCGCCGGGCGCCGCGCGCGACGCCGTGCTCGGCGTGCTCCAGGTCGGCGGCGCGATCTTCGTCGCGAGCTTGAAGCTGCTCGTGGTGCCGCTCGTGTTCGTATCGCTCGTGTGCGGCGCGGCCTCGCTCGACGACGTCGCGAAGCTCGGCCGCGTCGGCGGCAAGACGATGGCGCTCTACCTCGTGACGACGACGATCGCGATCGCCATCGCGGTGAGCGCGGGCGCGCTGGTACGCCCCGGCGACGGCTTCGCGCTCCCGACCGACGTCGCCTACTCGCCGCCGCCCGCGCCGGCGCTCTCCGAGGTGCTGCTCGGCATCTTCCCGACGAATCCGGTGCAGGCGATGGCCGATGGCAACATGCTGCAGATCATCGTGTTCGCCGTGCTGTTCGGCGTCGCGATGACGCTCTCGGGAGCGCCGGGCAAGCGTCTGCTCGCGTTCTTTCAGGACGCGAACGAAGTCGTGCTGCGCCTCGTGCTCGTGCTGATGAAGCTCGCCCCGCTCGGCGTGTTCTGCTTGATCGCGAAGGTGTTCGCGGAGCAAGGCTTTGGCGCCTTCGCGCCGCTGCTGAAGTACTTCTTCCTCGTGCTCGCGGTGCTCGTCGTGCACATGACGGTCGTCTACCCGTCGCTGCTCGTGCTGCTCGGACGCCTGAATCCGCGCGCGTTCTTCCTCGGCTTCCGCGAGCCGATCGCCGTCGCGTTCGGCACCTCGAGCAGCAACGCCACGCTGCCCGTCACGCTGCGCGCGGTCGAGCACAAGCTCGGCGTCGACAACGCGATCGCGTCGTTCACGATCCCGCTCGGCGCCACGATCAACATGGACGGCACCGCGATCATGCAGGGCGTCGCCGCCTGCTTCATCGCACAGGTCTACGGCGTCGACCTGACGACCACGGACTACCTGATGGTCGTCGTGACGGCGACGCTCGCTTCGATCGGTACCGCGGGCGTGCCCGGCGTCGGCCTCGTGATGCTCGCGATGGTGCTGCGCCAGGTGAACCTGCCCGTCGAAGGCATCGCGCTGATCATCGGCGTCGACCGGCTGCTCGACATGTCGCGCACCATCGTGAACGTGACCGGCGACGCCGCCGTCACCTGCATCGTCGCGAAGAGCGAGGGCCGGCTCGATCTCGCGAAGTACAACGCCAACGCCGGGTAG
- a CDS encoding nuclear transport factor 2 family protein: MLATHDIVAIQQLTARYGHLVDAREWKQLGEIFTSDGVFDVTAFNAGRHEGLAAVIAFFERAAHPAAHHATNLYVYEEGTIVRALSKYAVPSEGGKLFGGDYRDTLMRTANGWRIKERVVTTRWPARP; encoded by the coding sequence ATGCTCGCAACGCACGACATCGTCGCGATCCAGCAGCTCACGGCGCGCTACGGCCACCTGGTCGACGCGCGCGAGTGGAAGCAGCTCGGCGAGATCTTCACGAGCGACGGCGTGTTCGACGTCACCGCCTTCAACGCCGGCCGCCACGAAGGCCTCGCCGCCGTGATCGCGTTCTTCGAGCGCGCCGCGCATCCGGCCGCGCACCACGCGACCAATCTCTACGTGTACGAGGAAGGCACGATCGTGCGCGCGCTCAGCAAGTACGCCGTGCCGAGCGAAGGCGGCAAGCTGTTCGGCGGCGACTACCGCGACACGCTGATGCGCACCGCGAACGGGTGGCGAATCAAGGAGCGCGTCGTGACGACGAGGTGGCCGGCGCGGCCCTAA
- a CDS encoding ArsR family transcriptional regulator, with product MLEGLFGSPSAERVLLYLERYGEGYALAISRAFDDMPVSMVQRQLARLEAGGVLASRLQGKTRVFSWNPRFAFRVELSALLQKALALLPAAERERYFAQRTRPRRSGKPR from the coding sequence ATGCTCGAAGGTCTCTTCGGGAGTCCGTCCGCGGAGCGCGTGCTGCTCTATCTGGAGCGGTACGGCGAGGGTTACGCGCTCGCGATCTCGCGCGCGTTCGACGACATGCCGGTCAGCATGGTGCAGCGCCAGCTCGCGCGACTCGAAGCTGGCGGTGTGCTCGCGAGCCGGCTCCAGGGCAAGACGCGAGTCTTCTCGTGGAACCCGCGCTTCGCCTTCCGCGTCGAGTTGAGCGCGCTCCTGCAGAAGGCGCTGGCGCTGCTGCCCGCCGCTGAGCGCGAGCGATACTTCGCGCAGCGCACGCGCCCGCGGCGCAGCGGCAAGCCGCGTTGA
- a CDS encoding DUF1330 domain-containing protein has translation MPAYFIAQYVVKNPALYGEYSQGAGPTVAAHGGKLVSFDVASETIEGKPPGQQTVIIEFESVDKAKAWYKSPAYQAVVGKRLAATEGFAVISQTMNIGKR, from the coding sequence ATGCCTGCCTACTTCATCGCTCAATACGTCGTTAAGAACCCCGCCCTCTACGGCGAGTACTCGCAAGGCGCCGGCCCCACCGTGGCCGCGCACGGCGGAAAGCTCGTCAGCTTCGACGTCGCGTCGGAGACGATCGAGGGCAAGCCGCCCGGCCAGCAAACCGTGATCATCGAGTTCGAGTCCGTCGACAAGGCGAAGGCTTGGTACAAGTCGCCCGCCTACCAGGCCGTGGTCGGCAAGCGCCTCGCCGCGACCGAGGGCTTCGCGGTGATCTCGCAGACGATGAACATCGGGAAGCGCTGA
- a CDS encoding VOC family protein, producing the protein MQSGLIRYPILQWAYVVNDVEAACAKWTQMTGAGPFYVSLHHKGTHTYRGRVTEPDLSYAFGSVGDVHVQLIQQHCDTPSVYRDLFPRGKEGFHHFALLVPDYEAERARFVAAGCPVVTELVSAARVGYVDARSWLGAFVELYEDNAPLRKIFASWNEEHARWDGVTEPIRKL; encoded by the coding sequence ATGCAATCCGGATTGATCCGCTACCCGATCCTCCAGTGGGCTTACGTCGTGAACGACGTCGAGGCGGCCTGCGCGAAGTGGACGCAGATGACCGGCGCCGGGCCGTTCTACGTGAGCCTGCATCACAAGGGCACGCACACGTATCGCGGGCGCGTGACGGAGCCCGATCTCAGCTACGCGTTCGGCTCGGTCGGCGACGTGCACGTGCAGCTGATCCAGCAGCACTGCGACACGCCCTCCGTCTACCGCGATCTCTTCCCCCGCGGCAAGGAGGGCTTCCACCACTTCGCGCTGCTCGTGCCCGACTACGAGGCCGAGCGCGCGCGCTTCGTCGCCGCGGGCTGCCCCGTCGTGACGGAGCTCGTGTCGGCGGCGCGCGTCGGTTACGTCGACGCGCGCTCGTGGCTCGGCGCGTTCGTCGAGCTGTACGAGGACAACGCGCCGCTGCGCAAGATCTTCGCCTCGTGGAACGAGGAGCACGCGCGCTGGGACGGCGTGACCGAACCGATCCGGAAGCTCTGA
- a CDS encoding cupin domain-containing protein, whose product MGLMQDVTPVNDQLADIIVRANEPWIEQEKDMAWMKVLYTGSETGRWAALFRWNKGYTAAPHKHLSAAHTFILKGKLQVRDGILSAGDYDYEPNGVLHGATTALEDTEYLFICDGPVLFYNDDGLQSYLGWEELYRMREAAKAK is encoded by the coding sequence ATGGGCCTCATGCAAGACGTCACGCCGGTGAACGATCAGCTCGCCGACATCATCGTGCGCGCGAACGAGCCGTGGATCGAGCAAGAGAAGGACATGGCGTGGATGAAGGTGCTCTACACGGGCAGCGAAACCGGCCGCTGGGCCGCGCTGTTCCGCTGGAACAAGGGCTACACCGCCGCGCCGCACAAGCACCTCAGCGCCGCGCACACGTTCATCCTGAAGGGCAAGCTCCAGGTGCGCGACGGCATCCTGAGTGCCGGCGACTACGACTACGAGCCGAACGGCGTGCTGCACGGCGCGACGACCGCGCTCGAAGACACCGAGTACCTGTTCATCTGCGACGGCCCCGTGCTCTTCTACAACGACGACGGGCTGCAGTCGTACCTCGGTTGGGAAGAGCTGTATCGGATGCGCGAGGCGGCGAAGGCGAAGTGA
- a CDS encoding acyl-CoA dehydrogenase family protein, protein MWSFETDAEYQKELDWIDEFVRKRIEPLDFVVRAPYDTKDPVRNKIIRPLQKEVQERGLWACHLGPHLGGRGYGQVKLALMNEILGRARCASIIFGCQAPDSGNSEILAHYGTEAQKKQFLEPLLRNEIVSCFSMTEPQGGADPKVFQTRAVLDGDTWVINGEKWFSSNARWSEFLIVMVVTDPDAPPYQKMSMLLVPTNTPGVNIVRNVGLGYEPPEHGAHAYIRYENVRVPKENMLGPRGGAFVVAQTRLGGGRIHHAMRTIGLARRAFEMMCERALSRSTQGELLAKKQMTQEKIADSWTDLETFRLLVMQTAWKIDRYKDYQKVRKDIAAVKAMMPRVLHDVTARALQLHGSLGASNEMPFSKYLVESFHMGLADGPTEVHKVTLAREVLSGFTQAGDLFPTRHIPKLRDAARAQFADVIEEMEGDLAE, encoded by the coding sequence ATGTGGAGCTTCGAGACCGACGCGGAGTATCAGAAAGAGCTCGATTGGATCGACGAGTTCGTCCGCAAGCGCATCGAGCCGCTCGACTTCGTGGTGCGCGCGCCGTACGACACGAAGGATCCCGTCCGTAACAAGATCATCCGCCCGCTCCAGAAGGAAGTGCAGGAGCGCGGGCTCTGGGCGTGCCACCTCGGGCCGCACCTCGGCGGGCGCGGCTACGGGCAAGTGAAGCTCGCGCTGATGAACGAGATCCTCGGCCGCGCGCGCTGCGCCTCGATCATCTTCGGCTGCCAGGCGCCCGACTCGGGCAACAGCGAGATCCTCGCGCACTACGGCACCGAGGCGCAGAAGAAGCAGTTCCTCGAGCCGCTGCTGCGCAACGAGATCGTGTCGTGCTTCTCGATGACGGAGCCTCAGGGCGGCGCGGACCCGAAGGTGTTCCAGACGCGCGCCGTGCTCGACGGCGACACGTGGGTGATCAACGGCGAGAAGTGGTTCTCGTCGAACGCGCGCTGGTCCGAGTTCCTGATCGTGATGGTCGTGACGGACCCCGACGCGCCGCCGTACCAGAAGATGTCGATGCTGCTCGTGCCCACGAACACGCCCGGCGTGAACATCGTGCGCAACGTCGGCCTCGGCTACGAGCCGCCCGAGCACGGCGCGCACGCCTACATCCGTTACGAGAACGTGCGCGTGCCGAAGGAGAACATGCTCGGGCCGCGCGGCGGCGCGTTCGTGGTGGCGCAGACTCGGCTCGGCGGCGGGCGCATCCACCACGCGATGCGCACGATCGGCCTCGCGCGGCGCGCCTTCGAGATGATGTGCGAGCGCGCGCTCTCGCGATCGACCCAGGGCGAGCTGCTCGCGAAGAAGCAGATGACGCAGGAGAAGATCGCCGACTCGTGGACCGACCTCGAGACGTTCCGCCTGCTCGTGATGCAGACCGCGTGGAAGATCGATCGCTACAAGGACTATCAGAAGGTGCGCAAGGACATCGCCGCGGTGAAGGCGATGATGCCGCGCGTGCTGCACGACGTGACGGCGCGCGCGCTGCAGCTGCACGGCTCGCTCGGCGCGTCGAACGAGATGCCGTTCTCGAAATACCTCGTCGAGTCGTTCCACATGGGCCTTGCCGACGGGCCGACCGAGGTGCACAAGGTGACCCTCGCGCGCGAAGTGCTCTCGGGCTTCACGCAGGCCGGCGATCTCTTCCCCACCCGCCACATCCCGAAGCTGCGCGACGCCGCCCGCGCACAGTTCGCGGACGTGATCGAGGAGATGGAGGGGGATCTCGCGGAGTGA
- a CDS encoding phosphotransferase family protein produces the protein MAHSGGVVTEPRSSETELAPVRPGEQLDWARIDAWLRANAPRDLALGAGPEVLQFPNGAANLTYLLRYEARELVLRRPPFGVIAPGAHDMRREFKVLSRLWRHTRLAPRAVAFCEDKSVCGADFFVMERRTGVVARASIPEPMRHHENAGRRMGFAIADAMAELHSLDPAQCDLADLGKPEGFAARQVAGWRKRWELVRPASAARSEPQASEAKRGSEARSEPQASEVDEMDAVADRLAARVPAAQRTSFVHNDLKPDNCQFDPADPDRCKSIFDWDMTTLGDPLIDLGTLIQYWPDAGDPSFRELSSHPGMLDMGLPPRAEIAARYAERTGADLTALPWWVAFAYWKTAVVCQQLYTRYARGESKDARMVAIGARVPVLAARASEELRRAGM, from the coding sequence ATGGCGCATTCAGGGGGAGTCGTGACCGAGCCTCGCAGCAGCGAGACCGAGCTTGCTCCGGTGCGCCCGGGCGAGCAGCTCGACTGGGCGCGCATCGACGCGTGGCTGCGCGCGAACGCGCCGCGAGATCTCGCGCTCGGCGCGGGCCCCGAGGTGCTGCAGTTCCCGAACGGCGCGGCGAACCTGACGTACTTATTACGGTACGAAGCGCGCGAGCTGGTGCTGCGCCGGCCGCCGTTCGGCGTGATCGCGCCCGGCGCGCACGACATGCGGCGCGAGTTCAAGGTGCTCTCGCGCCTGTGGCGGCACACGCGCCTCGCGCCGCGCGCGGTCGCGTTCTGTGAGGACAAGTCCGTGTGCGGCGCCGACTTCTTCGTGATGGAGCGCCGCACGGGCGTCGTCGCGCGCGCATCGATCCCGGAGCCGATGCGCCATCACGAAAATGCCGGCCGCCGCATGGGCTTCGCGATCGCCGACGCGATGGCGGAGCTGCACTCGCTCGACCCCGCGCAGTGCGACCTCGCCGATCTCGGCAAGCCCGAAGGCTTCGCCGCGCGCCAAGTCGCGGGCTGGCGCAAACGCTGGGAGCTGGTTCGCCCCGCAAGCGCAGCGCGCAGCGAGCCGCAGGCGAGCGAAGCCAAACGCGGTAGCGAAGCGCGCAGCGAGCCGCAGGCGAGCGAGGTCGACGAGATGGATGCGGTCGCCGATCGGCTCGCAGCGCGCGTGCCCGCCGCGCAGCGCACGAGCTTCGTCCACAACGATCTCAAGCCTGATAACTGCCAGTTCGACCCCGCCGACCCCGACCGCTGCAAGTCGATCTTCGATTGGGACATGACGACACTCGGCGATCCGCTGATCGACCTCGGCACGCTGATCCAGTACTGGCCCGACGCCGGCGACCCGAGCTTCCGCGAGCTGTCGAGCCATCCGGGGATGCTGGACATGGGCCTGCCCCCGCGCGCCGAGATCGCCGCACGCTACGCGGAGCGCACCGGCGCGGACCTGACAGCTCTGCCGTGGTGGGTCGCCTTCGCGTACTGGAAGACCGCCGTCGTGTGCCAGCAGCTCTACACGCGCTACGCGCGCGGCGAGAGCAAAGACGCGCGCATGGTCGCGATCGGGGCGCGCGTGCCGGTGCTCGCGGCACGTGCGAGCGAGGAGCTGCGGCGCGCGGGGATGTGA
- a CDS encoding matrixin family metalloprotease — protein sequence MAFTSLSVRTHSRTLVLALLLTPALAAAQAPSPDPNELLLKARTFVPPPASKAAALGAREAARHLLIQFEQGRMKEGIAALEKSGVRVLEFVPRNAVSAYVPAGFEPTVVPAVRWAGKLRASDKLAVPKKPVPEKLRVLVDVFPGVKRAAADIAVKRAGGRAIHHAHLTGNTLLVEIESSRLHALAGLDEVSFVYPASKAVETMQPLHTCPGAITEQGPVANYVANGNGWDGFGLGSASLSYIFLNGTPDVANEQAEVLRAMNTWSAYAAITWSQAPSSGRPRSLDILWASGSHGDPNPFDGPFGVLAHAYFPSPPNPEPIAGDMHFDEDELWTHGPGMDVYSVALHELGHALGLGHSADPGAVMYPHYGGGVWTDLASDDIAGIRALYAPAGGFGADSFEPDDTPAAARTIAPGSQQSHSIVPASDVDYARFTLFGGADVVIETSGAAGDDTRMWLYDANLNQIEFNDDVGSPNLFSRIDRSRAENNALPAGTYYVRVDEFGNNSAIASYNLSLQVVTHAIGDAYEPDDTASQAVPLAPGAPQAHSLRPANDGDYTRFSLSQPAEVAIETSGGGSVDDTRMWLFAQDLSALEYDDDSGAGLYSRIERTQAGGDALQPGTYYVLVDEFGNDDEIAAYDIQLTVTPLGGSTDDAYEENDDYAEAWDNGGVSWEGFWLSSLDGPGVQLDDDYYRIDVSPGQERVVATLQLRNSEGNIDLFLENAAGQILASSASTADREEIDMVVPAGGGTYFLVVVAYPYVGGGAGNSYDLWWDDLVPPLAPSNDAFASRITLTGQNTSTSANNASATKESGEPLHAGQPGGVSLWWSWTAPVTGDVVIDTAGSVFDTLLGVYTGTDIAALTHVASNDDVDLSSLQSAVSFRANAGTTYAIAVDGWNGANGALSLQISQQALIPDLQATWANLTSKCKLSTQVCKLKGKLLVRNVIAGVSAPAQVSFHLSNDNSWDPGDAAIGGGSAPALKAGKTKKVKLRARLPAGTTVSGKFVIARLTSGAASQTVVFGPLF from the coding sequence GTGGCGTTCACCTCGCTGTCCGTGCGCACCCACTCACGAACGCTCGTCCTCGCGCTCTTGCTCACGCCAGCTCTCGCGGCAGCGCAGGCGCCGAGCCCCGATCCGAACGAGCTGCTGCTGAAGGCGCGCACGTTCGTGCCGCCGCCCGCATCGAAGGCTGCGGCGCTCGGCGCGCGTGAAGCTGCGCGTCACCTGCTGATCCAGTTCGAGCAGGGTCGCATGAAGGAGGGCATCGCCGCGCTCGAGAAGAGTGGCGTTCGGGTGCTCGAGTTCGTGCCGCGCAATGCGGTCTCGGCGTACGTGCCGGCGGGTTTCGAACCCACTGTCGTTCCGGCGGTCCGCTGGGCCGGGAAGCTGAGGGCCTCGGACAAACTCGCGGTCCCGAAGAAGCCCGTTCCCGAGAAGTTGCGCGTGCTCGTCGATGTCTTCCCCGGTGTGAAGCGGGCGGCCGCGGACATCGCAGTGAAGCGCGCCGGCGGGCGCGCGATTCATCACGCGCACCTGACCGGCAACACGCTGCTCGTGGAGATCGAGTCGAGCCGCCTCCACGCGCTCGCTGGCCTCGACGAAGTCAGCTTCGTCTACCCCGCGTCGAAGGCGGTGGAGACGATGCAGCCGCTGCACACGTGCCCCGGTGCGATCACCGAGCAGGGCCCCGTCGCGAACTACGTCGCCAACGGCAACGGCTGGGACGGCTTCGGCCTCGGCAGTGCGTCGCTGTCCTACATCTTCCTGAACGGCACGCCCGACGTCGCGAACGAGCAGGCCGAAGTGTTGCGCGCGATGAACACGTGGAGCGCCTATGCCGCGATCACCTGGTCGCAGGCGCCTTCGAGCGGTCGCCCGCGCTCGCTCGACATTCTCTGGGCGAGTGGCAGTCACGGAGACCCGAATCCGTTCGACGGTCCGTTCGGCGTCCTCGCGCATGCGTACTTCCCGTCGCCGCCGAACCCGGAGCCGATCGCCGGCGACATGCACTTCGACGAGGACGAGCTCTGGACGCACGGGCCGGGCATGGACGTCTACTCGGTCGCACTGCACGAGCTCGGCCACGCGCTCGGGCTCGGCCACTCCGCCGATCCCGGCGCCGTGATGTATCCGCATTACGGCGGCGGAGTCTGGACCGACCTCGCATCCGACGACATCGCGGGAATTCGCGCGCTCTACGCGCCGGCGGGCGGCTTCGGCGCGGACAGCTTCGAGCCGGACGACACGCCGGCCGCTGCGCGCACGATCGCGCCGGGCTCGCAGCAGTCGCACAGCATCGTGCCCGCAAGCGACGTCGACTACGCGCGCTTCACGCTCTTCGGCGGCGCGGACGTCGTGATCGAAACGTCCGGGGCCGCGGGCGACGACACACGCATGTGGCTCTACGACGCCAACCTGAATCAGATCGAGTTCAACGACGATGTCGGCTCGCCCAACTTGTTCTCGCGCATCGACCGCAGCCGCGCCGAGAACAACGCGCTGCCTGCGGGAACTTATTACGTGCGCGTGGACGAGTTCGGCAACAACTCCGCGATCGCGAGCTACAACCTTTCGCTCCAAGTCGTGACGCACGCGATCGGGGACGCCTACGAGCCCGACGACACCGCGTCGCAGGCCGTCCCGCTCGCGCCCGGTGCGCCGCAGGCGCACAGCCTCCGGCCGGCGAACGACGGCGACTACACGCGCTTCTCGCTGAGTCAGCCTGCCGAGGTCGCGATCGAGACGAGCGGCGGCGGCTCGGTGGACGACACGCGCATGTGGCTGTTCGCACAAGACCTCAGCGCGCTCGAATACGACGACGACAGCGGCGCAGGCCTCTACTCGCGCATCGAGCGCACGCAGGCGGGCGGCGACGCGCTGCAGCCCGGTACTTATTACGTGCTCGTCGACGAGTTCGGCAACGACGACGAGATCGCGGCATACGACATCCAGCTCACGGTGACGCCGCTCGGCGGAAGCACCGACGACGCGTACGAGGAGAACGACGACTACGCCGAGGCATGGGACAACGGCGGTGTCTCGTGGGAAGGCTTCTGGCTCTCGTCGCTCGACGGGCCCGGCGTCCAGCTCGACGACGACTACTACCGCATCGACGTCTCGCCCGGACAGGAGCGCGTCGTCGCGACTCTTCAGCTCCGGAACAGCGAGGGCAACATCGACTTGTTCCTCGAGAACGCGGCCGGCCAGATTCTGGCGTCCTCGGCCTCGACGGCAGATCGCGAGGAGATCGACATGGTCGTGCCGGCAGGCGGCGGGACCTACTTCCTCGTGGTCGTCGCCTACCCGTACGTCGGCGGAGGGGCGGGCAACTCCTACGACCTGTGGTGGGACGATCTCGTCCCGCCGCTGGCGCCGAGCAACGACGCTTTCGCGAGTCGCATCACGCTCACGGGACAGAACACCAGCACGAGTGCGAACAACGCGTCCGCCACCAAGGAGAGCGGCGAGCCGCTTCACGCAGGGCAACCGGGCGGCGTTTCGCTGTGGTGGTCGTGGACTGCGCCGGTCACGGGGGATGTCGTCATCGACACCGCCGGCAGCGTCTTCGACACACTCCTCGGCGTGTACACGGGAACGGACATCGCTGCGCTCACGCACGTCGCCTCGAACGACGACGTCGACCTGAGCTCTCTGCAGAGCGCCGTCTCCTTCCGCGCGAATGCCGGCACGACCTACGCGATCGCGGTCGACGGTTGGAACGGAGCGAACGGGGCGCTGTCACTGCAGATCTCGCAGCAAGCGCTGATCCCCGACCTGCAAGCGACTTGGGCGAACCTCACGAGCAAGTGCAAGTTGTCGACGCAGGTGTGCAAGCTCAAAGGCAAGCTGCTCGTGCGCAACGTCATCGCGGGCGTCTCGGCGCCTGCGCAAGTCAGCTTCCATCTCTCGAACGACAACTCGTGGGACCCGGGCGACGCCGCGATCGGGGGAGGCTCGGCACCCGCGCTCAAGGCGGGCAAGACGAAGAAGGTGAAGCTCCGCGCGAGGCTGCCGGCGGGGACGACCGTGAGCGGGAAGTTCGTGATCGCGCGGCTGACGAGCGGAGCGGCGAGTCAGACCGTAGTGTTCGGGCCGCTCTTTTGA
- a CDS encoding LUD domain-containing protein, producing MSDASRAAIFAAMRAASAARPSSPRAAYAAPRLDASAETFGASLAAAGGELVRCAASALGSELARLSASAAHVWSELPELAARGCALTAREPHELAALDVAVLRGALAVAENGALWHAPRSPLERAAALLAEQLVLVVDEAALVGSLHDAYARISPSAHAFGWFLAGPSKTADIEQALVLGAHGPCSCTVVLVR from the coding sequence GTGAGTGACGCGAGCCGCGCTGCGATCTTCGCCGCGATGCGCGCGGCATCCGCAGCGCGGCCGAGTTCGCCTCGCGCCGCCTACGCCGCGCCGCGCCTCGACGCGAGCGCCGAGACGTTCGGCGCGAGCCTCGCTGCGGCGGGCGGAGAGCTCGTGCGCTGCGCAGCGAGCGCACTCGGCAGCGAGCTCGCGCGCCTCAGCGCGAGCGCGGCGCACGTGTGGAGCGAGCTGCCCGAGCTGGCTGCGCGCGGCTGCGCCCTGACAGCTCGCGAGCCGCACGAGCTCGCGGCGCTCGACGTCGCGGTGCTGCGCGGCGCCCTCGCCGTCGCCGAGAACGGCGCGCTGTGGCACGCGCCGCGCTCACCGCTGGAGCGTGCAGCCGCGCTGCTCGCGGAGCAGCTCGTGCTCGTGGTGGACGAAGCCGCGCTCGTGGGCTCGCTGCACGACGCGTACGCGCGCATCTCGCCCTCAGCGCACGCGTTCGGCTGGTTCCTCGCGGGCCCGTCGAAGACCGCCGACATCGAGCAGGCGCTCGTGCTCGGCGCACATGGGCCATGTTCGTGCACGGTCGTGCTCGTGCGATGA